The following coding sequences lie in one Corynebacterium anserum genomic window:
- a CDS encoding SulP family inorganic anion transporter, whose translation MSYAQNPARENQRAPTRVWASFRYALSSPARLRTEVLGGLVVALALIPEAISFSVLAGVDPRMGLFASVTMAITIAFTGGRPAMISAATGAVAVVIAPLVASYGTDYLISCILLAGVFQILLALAGVAKLMRFIPRSVMVGFINSLAIIVFSGQIPHLIGVPWLVYPLVAVGILIVIYFPRLTSVIPSPLIAIAVLTPVVILMHWDIPNVADQGKLPDALPSPMLPDVPLTVHTLQIIAPYALAVALVGLMESLLTAKLVDDITDVHSDKTHEGWGQGCANIVTALFGGMGGCAMIGQTLINTRESGARTRLSTLLAGVFLLILVVSLGDIVGLIPMAALTAVMIMVAVNSFDWHSVSPSTLKRMPLSENLVMFITIAGTLFTHNLAIGVTIGVLSAMVVFARRVSHLVYVEDVSASELPESERRHTKKYRVSGQLFFASSNDLVYAFDYSTDPENIIIDLSDAEIWDASTVATLDAITQKYADRNKTVTISGVEGRSKQRFDRLHGHFPSD comes from the coding sequence ATGTCATATGCCCAAAACCCGGCACGTGAAAACCAACGCGCACCGACGCGTGTGTGGGCCAGTTTCCGTTATGCGTTGTCCTCACCGGCGCGCCTGCGCACCGAGGTGCTGGGTGGTCTCGTCGTGGCGTTGGCACTTATCCCGGAAGCGATCAGCTTCTCTGTACTCGCCGGTGTGGATCCGCGCATGGGTTTATTCGCCTCAGTGACGATGGCTATCACGATCGCGTTCACGGGTGGGCGCCCGGCGATGATCTCGGCGGCAACGGGCGCTGTGGCCGTGGTTATCGCCCCATTGGTAGCCAGTTACGGAACCGACTATCTCATCTCCTGTATTTTGCTTGCCGGCGTGTTCCAGATCCTGCTTGCCCTAGCTGGTGTGGCTAAATTGATGCGTTTCATCCCCCGGTCAGTGATGGTGGGGTTTATTAACTCTCTTGCCATCATCGTCTTCAGTGGGCAGATCCCCCATCTCATTGGTGTTCCTTGGCTGGTCTATCCGCTGGTAGCAGTCGGCATCCTCATCGTCATTTATTTTCCTCGTCTGACCAGCGTTATTCCCTCTCCGCTCATCGCCATCGCTGTGCTGACCCCGGTGGTTATCCTCATGCACTGGGATATTCCGAATGTTGCAGACCAGGGGAAGTTGCCCGATGCCCTACCCTCACCAATGCTCCCGGATGTTCCGTTGACTGTACACACTCTGCAGATCATCGCTCCCTACGCGCTAGCGGTGGCCTTGGTGGGGCTCATGGAATCTCTGCTCACCGCGAAGTTGGTCGATGACATCACTGATGTTCACTCCGACAAGACGCACGAGGGATGGGGGCAGGGCTGTGCGAACATCGTCACGGCGTTGTTCGGCGGGATGGGAGGTTGCGCGATGATCGGGCAGACTCTCATCAACACTCGCGAGTCCGGTGCCCGGACCCGTCTATCCACGTTGCTTGCGGGTGTATTCTTATTGATTCTCGTGGTGAGTCTCGGAGACATCGTCGGTCTCATCCCCATGGCTGCTCTCACTGCCGTAATGATCATGGTGGCCGTGAATTCCTTCGATTGGCATTCCGTTTCGCCTTCCACTCTCAAGCGCATGCCTCTGAGTGAGAACCTCGTGATGTTCATAACTATTGCCGGCACCCTATTCACTCATAACCTGGCCATAGGCGTGACCATAGGAGTACTGAGCGCCATGGTCGTGTTCGCCCGGCGCGTATCCCATCTTGTGTATGTAGAAGATGTTTCGGCGTCCGAGTTGCCGGAGAGTGAGCGGCGACACACGAAGAAATATCGAGTCTCAGGCCAACTCTTTTTCGCCTCTTCCAATGATTTGGTCTATGCCTTTGACTATTCGACAGATCCCGAAAACATCATCATCGACCTTTCCGACGCCGAAATCTGGGATGCTTCCACTGTCGCCACGCTGGATGCCATCACACAGAAGTATGCAGACCGCAACAAGACCGTGACTATCAGCGGCGTGGAGGGCCGCAGCAAACAGAGGTTTGACCGTCTCCACGGGCACTTCCCTAGTGACTAG
- a CDS encoding purine-cytosine permease family protein, with amino-acid sequence MDAPRNTNASHSGASKGAEDFSLRFAPRHYRKWTPAVVAGSALGGIAYLADFSIGATIGVQHGTINAIGGILIAAVLIFISSFPLAYYAARYNVDMDLISRGSGLGYMGSILTNLIFVSFTFILFATEGAIMAQGLKAGFGLPLWAGYLVSSLMIIPLVIYGMKFLAKLQSWTNPLWLVMMILPMAYLVIKEPQSVNTFLSYTGENHSPVSFAAMVLAAGVCLSLTAQIAENIDYLRFMPPKTPENSRAWWTAVIMGGPGWVILGAIKQIIGVFLAVYIIATLNQSTSLAIEPVNQFLSLYSEMMPGWLALALAVFLIVVSQIKINVTNAYCGSLAWTNIYSRTMKKYPGRVVFVVVNVGISLALMEFNMFQVLGFVLSFYSNFAIAWIFTVAADIVFNKYLLKLSPMAPEFRRGMLHNVNPVGVVSVLASGTISVAIFFGVCGDAIAPFSPLFAAAIAVIVTPLMAIATKGEYYLRRSHDGIDIPMYDEHGNPNHETLICAVSGEEVERPDMIASAKPGPDGETQYVSSLALTLDRSGEHVLPSDKEPYSRS; translated from the coding sequence ATGGACGCGCCACGCAATACGAATGCATCGCACAGCGGAGCATCGAAAGGCGCAGAAGATTTTTCCCTCCGTTTCGCCCCGCGCCATTATCGCAAATGGACTCCGGCTGTCGTTGCTGGATCCGCGCTGGGAGGCATTGCCTATCTCGCCGATTTTTCCATCGGAGCCACCATCGGCGTCCAACACGGCACTATTAATGCCATCGGCGGAATCCTTATCGCCGCTGTATTGATTTTCATCAGCTCTTTCCCCTTGGCTTATTACGCCGCACGCTACAACGTTGATATGGATCTCATCAGCCGCGGCTCGGGCCTTGGATACATGGGTTCCATCCTCACCAACCTCATCTTCGTATCCTTCACGTTTATTCTCTTTGCAACAGAAGGCGCCATCATGGCGCAAGGTTTAAAAGCCGGCTTTGGCCTACCCCTGTGGGCCGGTTACCTGGTCAGCTCCCTCATGATCATCCCTCTGGTGATCTATGGCATGAAGTTTCTCGCCAAGCTCCAGTCCTGGACTAACCCCCTGTGGCTCGTGATGATGATTCTTCCTATGGCATATCTTGTCATCAAAGAGCCACAATCCGTCAACACTTTCCTCTCTTACACCGGGGAAAACCATTCACCAGTATCCTTTGCTGCGATGGTGCTCGCCGCCGGAGTGTGCCTATCCTTGACAGCCCAGATTGCGGAAAACATCGATTACTTGCGCTTTATGCCACCCAAGACTCCCGAAAACTCTCGAGCTTGGTGGACAGCTGTCATCATGGGCGGCCCCGGGTGGGTCATTCTTGGCGCGATCAAACAGATCATCGGTGTCTTCCTAGCCGTCTACATCATCGCTACCCTGAACCAATCCACCTCGCTCGCCATCGAACCAGTCAACCAATTTCTCTCCCTCTACTCCGAGATGATGCCAGGGTGGTTAGCGCTTGCCCTCGCCGTCTTTTTGATTGTCGTCTCCCAGATCAAGATCAACGTGACCAATGCCTACTGTGGCTCCCTCGCATGGACCAACATCTACTCTCGCACCATGAAAAAATACCCAGGGCGCGTGGTGTTTGTGGTCGTGAATGTCGGTATCTCGCTGGCGCTCATGGAATTCAACATGTTCCAAGTGCTGGGCTTTGTTTTGTCCTTCTACTCCAACTTCGCCATCGCCTGGATTTTTACCGTGGCCGCGGACATTGTGTTCAACAAGTACTTACTGAAGTTATCACCTATGGCTCCTGAGTTCCGCCGCGGTATGCTCCACAACGTTAATCCCGTAGGGGTGGTCTCTGTGCTGGCCTCCGGGACCATTTCTGTGGCCATATTCTTCGGTGTCTGTGGAGATGCTATCGCCCCGTTTAGCCCCCTGTTCGCGGCAGCGATCGCGGTTATCGTCACACCCCTTATGGCTATCGCTACAAAGGGTGAATACTACCTTCGTCGCAGCCACGATGGTATCGACATTCCCATGTACGATGAGCACGGCAATCCAAACCACGAGACCCTCATCTGCGCAGTCTCTGGCGAAGAGGTCGAGCGCCCCGACATGATCGCCTCCGCAAAACCCGGCCCGGACGGAGAAACTCAGTACGTCTCCTCCCTCGCCTTGACACTCGATAGGTCCGGGGAACACGTCCTGCCTAGCGATAAAGAACCCTATTCGCGCTCCTGA
- a CDS encoding YbjN domain-containing protein: MDRAGIRKLLEEAEVDYVEAGNNVVVVLPGEKKLKTNCLLIPQDGMFRIEAFVARHVEEAHEDVYKLLLNENRRTFGVHYTLDANNDIYLVGQLPDSTTADDLQRVLGNILERADNDFNRILERGFASSIRHEWAWRLSRGEPTMNLKAFTHLKPSEAEIATLAPPPGSHLAEDVHQPEPANQKAQERE, from the coding sequence ATGGATCGTGCTGGAATTCGCAAGCTGTTAGAGGAGGCCGAAGTTGACTATGTTGAGGCCGGTAATAATGTGGTCGTGGTGCTTCCTGGGGAGAAGAAACTCAAAACCAATTGTCTGCTGATTCCACAGGATGGGATGTTCCGCATTGAGGCCTTTGTAGCTCGACATGTGGAAGAAGCACATGAGGACGTATATAAGCTGCTCCTCAATGAGAACCGACGGACGTTTGGTGTGCATTACACACTGGATGCCAACAACGACATTTACTTGGTGGGACAGCTACCCGACTCCACAACAGCTGATGATCTGCAACGCGTGCTGGGCAACATCCTGGAACGTGCGGACAATGACTTTAACCGTATTTTGGAACGGGGGTTCGCGTCGTCGATCCGACATGAATGGGCATGGCGGTTGTCTCGGGGTGAGCCAACCATGAACCTCAAGGCGTTTACCCATTTGAAGCCATCGGAGGCGGAGATTGCTACTCTGGCGCCACCTCCAGGATCTCACCTCGCGGAAGACGTGCATCAGCCTGAACCAGCTAATCAAAAGGCTCAGGAGCGCGAATAG
- the mshA gene encoding D-inositol-3-phosphate glycosyltransferase has protein sequence MRVAVISMHTSPLEQPGTGDAGGMNVYIKNTALELAKLGVEIDIFTRATRPLQGEIVHVAPNLRVINCVAGPYEGLAKEELPTQLAAFAGSVLAFTREQNASYDLIHSHYWLSGQVGWLLRDLWQLPWVHTAHTLAAVKNNLLAIGDSPEPESRRICEQQIVDNADLLIVNTAAEVQDLVEGYDANNCRIEVVTPGADIRRFTSGSDRATERVRRELGIPFRAKVIGFVGRLQRLKGPDVLLRAVSVVARRHPELLLSVVICGGPSGSGKNSLEQLQDLAKDLGISHMVRFLDPRPAEELVLVYQAADIIAVPSHNESFGLVAVEAQACGTPVIATNVGGLALAVDEGKSGLLVDGHDPEDWADAVAQLALDDDMRIAMGEYAPSYAANFSWESSAIQLKDLYEGLPVNGHGDERRPAG, from the coding sequence ATGCGCGTTGCAGTGATTTCTATGCACACATCCCCGTTGGAGCAGCCGGGCACGGGGGATGCGGGAGGCATGAATGTCTATATAAAAAATACGGCTCTGGAGCTCGCTAAGCTCGGTGTGGAAATTGATATTTTTACTCGCGCGACTCGTCCTCTTCAGGGAGAGATTGTGCATGTAGCGCCGAATCTACGGGTCATTAATTGTGTCGCCGGGCCGTATGAGGGGTTAGCGAAGGAGGAGCTACCCACCCAATTAGCGGCTTTTGCCGGCAGCGTGTTGGCGTTTACTCGGGAGCAGAATGCGTCCTATGACCTCATTCACTCCCATTACTGGCTTTCGGGTCAAGTGGGGTGGTTGTTGCGCGACTTGTGGCAACTGCCATGGGTGCATACTGCTCACACGTTGGCTGCGGTCAAGAATAATTTGCTGGCTATTGGGGATTCCCCGGAGCCGGAGAGTCGACGTATTTGTGAGCAGCAGATCGTGGATAATGCAGACCTGCTCATCGTGAATACTGCGGCCGAGGTTCAAGACTTGGTTGAAGGCTACGATGCGAATAATTGCCGTATTGAGGTTGTCACCCCTGGTGCGGATATCCGACGCTTCACTTCTGGGTCAGATCGTGCTACGGAACGGGTTCGTCGCGAATTAGGTATTCCATTCCGCGCGAAGGTCATTGGGTTCGTTGGTCGGCTTCAGCGACTTAAGGGGCCGGACGTCTTGTTACGAGCTGTGAGTGTTGTGGCTCGACGCCACCCTGAACTCCTCTTATCAGTGGTTATCTGTGGCGGGCCATCAGGCTCGGGCAAGAACAGTTTGGAGCAGTTGCAGGACTTGGCGAAAGATCTTGGGATTTCTCACATGGTGCGATTTCTCGATCCGCGTCCGGCCGAGGAACTGGTTTTGGTGTATCAAGCAGCGGATATTATTGCGGTTCCGAGCCATAATGAGAGCTTTGGTTTGGTGGCTGTAGAAGCACAAGCTTGTGGTACTCCGGTGATTGCTACCAACGTTGGAGGTTTGGCTCTGGCCGTGGACGAGGGGAAGTCCGGTCTTCTGGTGGACGGACATGATCCTGAAGATTGGGCAGATGCCGTAGCTCAGCTGGCACTGGACGATGACATGCGTATCGCCATGGGGGAGTATGCACCGAGCTATGCGGCCAATTTTTCCTGGGAGAGCTCCGCGATACAGCTCAAGGACCTATATGAGGGTCTACCGGTAAACGGCCATGGAGATGAACGCCGACCTGCTGGATAA
- a CDS encoding long-chain-fatty-acid--CoA ligase — MTNVDNPHTSATGNEHTPEGTAWKEKPYLKYYTEWTPHSLEYKPEDNMSAMLDRAIHANHGNDILEFFGATTTYEKFGKQVQSVAAGLRKLGVERGSRVAMIMPNCPQHIIAYFAVLRLGGVVVEHNPLYTARELEGPFKDHGAEIVIAWDNIFEVVQKLTHTTQLKTIVSVNMIEAMPLIKRLALKLPFKPLKEKRALLHGDAPGTIPFTQLLSSTFGGDGSDIETPEDLCASDPALILFTSGTTGKPKGAQLTHGNIMANVTQGLAWVKDLGKGGQERYLAALPMFHVYGLTLTTALGVATGGKLSLLPKPELPLIVEKLKKELPTYMPGVPTLYDKILEAAETENIDLSGIHNALSGAAPLPVHTTEKWEAKTGGKIVEGYGLTETAPIIVANPISPDRRAGYIGIPFPDTELRVADPEDLSRTMPDGEAGELLVRGPQVFSGYINVDDDQQPFHDGWFCTGDMAVMEPDGFIKIVSRIKEMIITGGFNVYPAEVEEILTEHHQIEKAGVVGLEQQDGSEEVVAAVVLAPGVSASDFDDGAVQEWCREHMTRYKVPRRFVVVDELPADMIGKIRRREVKDLVVSMVDDG; from the coding sequence ATGACGAACGTTGATAATCCACACACGTCCGCCACCGGCAACGAACACACACCTGAAGGAACGGCCTGGAAAGAAAAGCCGTATCTCAAGTACTACACGGAGTGGACTCCCCACTCCTTGGAATACAAGCCTGAAGACAATATGTCCGCAATGCTGGACCGAGCAATCCACGCCAACCATGGCAACGACATACTCGAATTCTTCGGCGCAACCACCACCTATGAGAAATTTGGCAAACAAGTTCAGAGCGTCGCTGCTGGCTTGCGCAAACTCGGTGTAGAACGTGGCTCCCGCGTAGCAATGATCATGCCGAACTGCCCACAGCACATCATCGCCTACTTCGCTGTCCTTCGCCTAGGCGGCGTCGTTGTGGAGCATAATCCGCTATACACCGCAAGAGAGCTGGAAGGCCCCTTTAAGGATCACGGCGCGGAAATCGTTATCGCATGGGACAACATTTTTGAGGTGGTGCAGAAGCTTACTCACACAACCCAACTCAAAACCATTGTGTCAGTCAACATGATTGAGGCCATGCCGCTCATTAAGCGCTTGGCATTAAAACTGCCCTTCAAGCCGCTCAAAGAAAAGCGCGCACTGCTCCATGGCGATGCCCCAGGAACAATTCCTTTCACACAGTTGTTGAGCTCCACATTCGGCGGCGATGGTTCCGACATCGAGACCCCTGAAGATTTATGCGCCTCGGATCCAGCGTTGATTCTTTTCACCTCTGGCACGACTGGCAAGCCGAAAGGAGCGCAACTAACTCACGGCAATATCATGGCCAACGTCACTCAGGGATTGGCGTGGGTGAAAGATTTAGGTAAGGGAGGTCAGGAAAGGTATTTAGCAGCGCTGCCGATGTTCCATGTGTACGGCCTAACACTTACGACAGCACTCGGTGTGGCAACCGGCGGCAAGCTCTCCCTTCTTCCCAAACCGGAACTACCACTCATTGTGGAGAAATTGAAAAAGGAATTACCGACCTATATGCCGGGAGTGCCAACACTGTACGACAAAATCCTCGAGGCAGCGGAAACTGAAAACATCGATCTCTCCGGTATTCATAATGCTCTTTCGGGCGCTGCTCCCCTGCCAGTCCATACCACTGAGAAATGGGAGGCGAAGACCGGTGGCAAGATCGTCGAAGGTTACGGATTGACCGAGACTGCTCCTATCATCGTGGCTAATCCGATCTCCCCAGATCGTCGCGCTGGCTATATTGGCATCCCTTTTCCTGACACTGAGTTACGCGTCGCGGATCCCGAGGACTTGTCTCGTACGATGCCGGACGGAGAGGCTGGTGAACTCTTAGTACGCGGGCCACAAGTGTTTAGCGGCTACATCAATGTAGACGATGATCAACAGCCTTTCCATGACGGTTGGTTCTGTACCGGAGACATGGCGGTCATGGAACCGGACGGTTTCATCAAGATCGTCTCCCGCATTAAGGAAATGATCATCACCGGAGGATTCAACGTCTATCCAGCGGAGGTAGAAGAGATTCTCACCGAACACCATCAGATCGAGAAAGCGGGCGTAGTTGGCCTAGAGCAACAGGATGGGTCGGAAGAAGTGGTCGCGGCTGTCGTTCTTGCGCCCGGAGTCTCAGCTTCCGATTTCGACGACGGCGCTGTTCAAGAGTGGTGCCGTGAACATATGACCCGTTACAAGGTACCGCGCAGGTTCGTTGTCGTCGACGAGTTACCTGCCGATATGATCGGCAAAATCCGACGCCGCGAAGTCAAGGACCTGGTCGTCTCCATGGTGGATGACGGTTAG
- a CDS encoding UDP-N-acetylmuramate dehydrogenase produces MLNLIRRPGFIPGARVVRRTFADLTTLRIGGQPAAVVACSRPTSLAAVVSLFDAAQQPLVVLGGGSNLVIGDGDDVNNLVAVWATDASQKDLIAAADVGAVGVHSADNDSTGDIAIDEQSGIVRAYAGVNFDRLVAKTVAAGLSGLECLSGIPGSVGATPVQNVGAYGAEISQVLSRVQLYDRGAAGEYQAGKAHELTSEEKKLEAVRPDPFLHWVSPDELELSYRHSNLKHSQRAVVTAVEFQLGTDGMSRPVRFGELARALGVDEADATAGNSAARRPIAEVREAVLALRTAKGMVLDPEDHDTWSAGSFFTNPIVQGTDARDAVIAAVRQTCGDAVADSMPIYSAGRSGAAEDRQADDSAERFKFSAAWLIERAGFNKGWHVEGNSAAALSSKHTLALTNRGQATSEDIIELARAVRNGVRDAFGVVLTPEPVWIGASLD; encoded by the coding sequence TTGCTGAATTTGATCCGCCGGCCCGGCTTCATTCCTGGGGCACGGGTGGTTCGCCGCACCTTCGCTGATCTGACCACTTTACGCATCGGTGGACAACCTGCTGCTGTGGTGGCCTGCTCTCGCCCTACCTCGCTGGCTGCCGTTGTATCTCTCTTCGACGCCGCCCAGCAGCCCCTCGTGGTGCTTGGCGGAGGATCGAACCTGGTCATTGGTGATGGAGATGATGTCAATAATCTGGTTGCCGTCTGGGCTACGGATGCCTCCCAAAAGGATCTCATCGCGGCTGCTGACGTCGGTGCTGTGGGTGTGCATTCCGCGGATAATGATTCTACGGGTGATATCGCCATAGATGAACAATCCGGTATCGTGCGCGCGTATGCAGGAGTGAACTTCGACCGCTTAGTGGCGAAGACCGTCGCCGCCGGCTTGTCTGGTCTGGAATGCTTGTCCGGTATCCCGGGATCCGTTGGGGCAACCCCGGTTCAAAACGTGGGCGCCTATGGGGCAGAGATTTCGCAGGTGCTATCCCGAGTGCAGCTCTATGATCGCGGGGCTGCTGGTGAATATCAGGCCGGTAAGGCGCATGAATTGACGTCCGAGGAAAAGAAACTCGAGGCGGTGCGGCCGGATCCATTCCTGCATTGGGTGAGCCCAGATGAACTGGAACTGAGCTACCGGCATTCGAATCTGAAACATTCTCAGCGTGCCGTAGTGACGGCTGTGGAATTCCAGCTCGGTACAGATGGGATGAGCAGGCCTGTGCGCTTTGGTGAATTGGCACGCGCACTTGGGGTGGATGAAGCTGATGCCACGGCGGGAAACAGCGCGGCGCGACGCCCGATCGCCGAGGTGCGCGAGGCTGTGTTAGCACTGCGCACGGCTAAGGGAATGGTATTGGATCCCGAGGATCATGACACATGGTCGGCGGGCTCCTTCTTTACCAACCCGATTGTGCAAGGAACGGACGCCCGTGATGCGGTAATCGCAGCGGTTCGCCAGACATGTGGCGATGCCGTAGCGGACTCCATGCCCATTTATTCCGCAGGGCGCAGCGGCGCAGCAGAGGATAGACAAGCGGATGATAGTGCAGAGCGCTTCAAATTTTCTGCCGCGTGGCTCATCGAGCGAGCCGGGTTTAACAAAGGTTGGCACGTCGAGGGTAACAGTGCCGCTGCGTTATCTAGCAAACACACTTTGGCGCTGACTAATCGCGGTCAAGCCACCAGCGAAGACATTATCGAGCTAGCCCGTGCGGTGCGCAATGGTGTGCGCGATGCGTTCGGGGTGGTACTGACTCCCGAGCCTGTGTGGATCGGTGCTTCCCTCGACTAG
- a CDS encoding DUF2505 domain-containing protein yields the protein MTTHSENTATINFPIEKVYETLSNKAYWEYEAAEINDEPGEVNEFAADPIKAVLYELLPKAALPEAVRGMVSQDLKLKRVVEFGPLAGDVSTGTVSAEVKGAPVRFNADAKLTGNGDTTELFADISVEVAIPMMGAVLEPKVAEWVDDFLNREATLIEKFISDNQ from the coding sequence ATGACTACTCACAGCGAGAACACTGCAACAATTAACTTCCCAATCGAAAAGGTTTACGAAACCCTATCCAACAAGGCTTATTGGGAGTACGAGGCAGCAGAGATCAACGACGAACCCGGCGAAGTCAACGAGTTCGCTGCCGACCCAATTAAGGCCGTTCTTTACGAACTGCTGCCTAAGGCCGCCTTGCCAGAAGCAGTGCGTGGCATGGTGTCCCAGGACCTGAAGCTCAAGCGCGTCGTTGAGTTCGGCCCACTGGCTGGCGATGTATCCACCGGAACTGTTTCTGCAGAAGTGAAGGGCGCTCCGGTGCGCTTCAACGCTGACGCCAAGCTCACTGGCAACGGTGATACCACCGAACTTTTCGCTGATATCTCTGTTGAGGTTGCCATTCCGATGATGGGTGCGGTGCTGGAACCTAAAGTCGCTGAGTGGGTTGATGACTTCCTCAACCGCGAGGCCACCCTGATCGAGAAGTTCATCTCCGACAACCAGTAA
- a CDS encoding class I SAM-dependent methyltransferase, giving the protein MADHAHNLRARSWTTDGPVGVPTRGTTGHNRLRKSDRWLVAQHRVQTHMRDVQLSGRRPVAIDVGYGASHTTTVEWARFLRVLAPDVEVTGLEIEPSRVLPPRDGVNFALGGFELAGMRADVVRAFNVLRQYDVDQVRDAWERMQTGLHDGGVIIEGTCCEVGRRAAWVLLDKHGPQTLTMSWHPGDVEKPSDIAERLPKALIHHNSPGHAVYDVLQEMDAAWNQAAPLAVFGPRVRWREALNHFHQATQLPRLTPRRRLSDNTLTVPWSAVSDDH; this is encoded by the coding sequence TTGGCTGATCACGCGCATAACCTGCGGGCTCGTTCGTGGACCACGGACGGGCCCGTTGGTGTACCCACTCGGGGAACCACGGGTCACAACCGCCTGCGTAAATCAGATCGGTGGTTGGTCGCCCAGCATCGCGTGCAGACGCACATGCGCGATGTGCAACTTTCCGGACGCAGACCCGTGGCTATCGACGTGGGCTACGGAGCCTCCCACACTACTACTGTGGAGTGGGCACGTTTCTTGCGTGTTCTCGCCCCGGATGTGGAGGTCACCGGCCTGGAAATCGAGCCGTCCCGTGTGTTGCCTCCGCGTGATGGTGTGAACTTCGCCCTAGGAGGCTTCGAGCTGGCTGGCATGCGAGCCGATGTGGTGCGGGCGTTCAATGTGCTGCGTCAATACGATGTGGATCAGGTTCGCGACGCATGGGAGAGAATGCAAACGGGGCTTCACGATGGCGGCGTGATCATTGAAGGCACGTGTTGCGAGGTAGGCCGCCGCGCCGCATGGGTGCTCCTAGACAAACACGGCCCCCAGACTCTCACGATGTCCTGGCATCCCGGCGATGTAGAAAAACCCAGTGACATCGCAGAGCGCCTACCCAAAGCGTTGATACACCACAACAGTCCTGGACATGCGGTGTATGACGTGCTGCAGGAAATGGATGCGGCGTGGAACCAGGCAGCTCCCCTGGCTGTGTTCGGTCCCCGGGTACGGTGGAGGGAAGCGCTCAATCATTTTCATCAGGCGACGCAACTGCCGCGGCTCACCCCGAGACGCAGATTATCGGACAACACTCTCACCGTGCCGTGGAGTGCGGTATCGGACGATCACTAG
- a CDS encoding LmeA family phospholipid-binding protein encodes MSNPQYNETSEYNFPSHGSGAHSASSGAQDWGHVSTAQKKRRGKALPLFLIIVLVLVVFLGCAEFGARLYAKNQLIEGIRQSASESGYELTQDPSVHFGASPLLLALLTKKVGSVDIDIPSSLSVSYDDGNVSLPHVKGAPEMDIEARSIALGEQQQDTSFGELTLHTSIPSELMLAEIVEEQQKHTGGNGVEDFLTSQIKVTGITPNEGNQELEFDINNGLAKLHMQPVVNDGQISFDVKSAQVLGILNLPDSAVQGIQEMLNRQQAARLNGNLRFEDVRVTDKGLDVRLHGTDVNVQELSSDLNKTTGSVAS; translated from the coding sequence GTGAGTAACCCGCAGTACAACGAAACCTCCGAATACAACTTTCCCTCTCACGGTTCTGGGGCGCATTCCGCAAGTTCCGGAGCTCAGGACTGGGGACATGTAAGCACAGCGCAGAAAAAACGGCGCGGCAAAGCACTGCCGCTTTTCCTCATCATCGTACTCGTCCTTGTGGTGTTTCTCGGCTGTGCTGAATTCGGTGCCCGTCTCTACGCGAAAAACCAGCTCATCGAGGGCATCAGGCAGTCCGCTTCCGAATCCGGCTATGAACTGACGCAGGATCCCTCGGTACACTTCGGCGCCTCCCCACTTCTGCTTGCCCTGCTCACTAAAAAGGTGGGTAGTGTGGATATCGATATCCCATCTTCGCTAAGTGTGTCCTATGACGATGGCAACGTCTCCCTTCCTCACGTGAAGGGTGCTCCAGAAATGGATATTGAGGCTCGGAGCATTGCCTTGGGAGAGCAGCAACAGGATACGTCTTTCGGTGAGCTCACCCTGCACACGTCCATCCCCAGTGAACTCATGTTGGCTGAAATTGTCGAGGAGCAGCAGAAGCACACTGGTGGCAACGGTGTAGAGGACTTTTTGACGAGTCAGATCAAGGTCACCGGCATCACGCCCAATGAGGGAAACCAGGAGCTAGAGTTCGATATCAATAACGGCCTAGCCAAACTGCACATGCAACCCGTAGTCAACGATGGGCAGATCTCCTTCGATGTGAAGTCCGCCCAAGTTTTGGGGATCCTCAACCTTCCGGACAGCGCTGTACAGGGCATTCAGGAAATGCTCAACCGCCAGCAAGCGGCGCGGCTGAACGGGAACCTGAGATTCGAGGATGTCCGAGTCACCGACAAAGGCTTGGATGTTCGCCTCCACGGCACTGACGTGAACGTGCAGGAGCTCAGCTCCGATCTGAACAAAACCACCGGTTCTGTAGCCTCTTAG